The genomic region TTCCCTGCCTGTCCTGAAGTCCGTCTAATGACACCCCAAACACAGTAAAACCATTACCGGCATTAAGTTTTGAATCTCTAAATTTATCATAAACTCTTACTACGTTTGGATTCTCCCTGCGACAGGGGCCGCACCATGAGGCCCAAAAATCCAAAAGCACTAACTTACCTCTGGTTTCGGCTAACTGCATTACTTTCCCGTCAGGGTTTTTCAACGCAATGGCAGGTGCAATATTTCCTACCTCTACCCCTATGACTCTTTCAGGATTACTATCTTTATTATTCCCTGCAATTAAGCCACCCATCACTACTGTTAATATTACTGCTAAAAATATCTTCTTCATAATTTCTTCTTCAACTAATATATTGTTCTAAAAACTCTGCAACACCATCTTCACTATTCGAATTAATTATATCTAAATCAGGCAATAATTCT from Bacteroidota bacterium harbors:
- a CDS encoding TlpA disulfide reductase family protein, whose product is MKKIFLAVILTVVMGGLIAGNNKDSNPERVIGVEVGNIAPAIALKNPDGKVMQLAETRGKLVLLDFWASWCGPCRRENPNVVRVYDKFRDSKLNAGNGFTVFGVSLDGLQDRQGNEKQINAKFEWMNAIKHDRLSWKYQVSELKGWNSDVHKKYGVRSIPSNFLIDKNGVIVGKNLRGVELYQAVKLAEKYSGDKLIEEISKL